In Deinococcus arcticus, a genomic segment contains:
- a CDS encoding DUF790 family protein, which yields MLPTELLIFRVKAGLVEPRRLKPTTQNLALAQTLIGAFEAHIGKRRFELDDELRTLEAGRQDFKVLRGLAHLLTNLGTFEAAGPVEPGVVRARVFELAQAGVPSRRTTTLVLEQAGRSLGLERPLSPDELTAALYADLPDQQTLVAFEPPAPLELIHRYDLAQAQGTLYRASELVITARRNEPARYKQLLKYLKFFGLMATVEGDANLGFTLTLDGPASLFGQTTRYGLSMAKFLPALLHVTKWDLSATLRPRRDLAWVDPADTEWSFQLTSEDGYVSHYAPPQEHDSALESGFAERFAKLDTPWQLEREVDLVPVPGGVILPDFRLVQGERSVLVEIVGYWRPEYLRKKFELLRKAGRRDVIVCVSERLNLERAGVDPSDFGDRVVWFKGVLNPRDVLALAERYAVREGE from the coding sequence ATGCTTCCGACTGAGCTGCTGATCTTCCGGGTCAAGGCCGGCCTGGTGGAGCCCCGGCGCCTGAAGCCCACCACCCAGAACCTCGCGCTGGCGCAGACCCTGATCGGCGCCTTTGAAGCCCACATCGGCAAACGGCGCTTTGAACTGGACGATGAACTGCGCACCCTGGAAGCGGGGCGCCAGGACTTCAAGGTGCTGCGCGGGCTGGCGCACCTGCTGACCAACCTGGGCACCTTCGAGGCCGCCGGGCCCGTGGAGCCGGGCGTGGTGCGCGCCCGCGTGTTCGAACTGGCCCAGGCGGGGGTGCCCAGCCGCCGAACCACCACGCTGGTGCTGGAGCAGGCAGGCCGCTCGCTGGGCCTGGAACGGCCCCTGAGCCCGGACGAACTGACGGCCGCCCTGTACGCTGACCTGCCGGACCAGCAGACCCTGGTGGCCTTTGAGCCGCCTGCCCCGCTGGAACTGATTCACCGCTACGATCTGGCGCAGGCGCAGGGCACCCTCTACCGGGCGTCCGAACTGGTGATCACCGCGCGGCGCAACGAACCGGCGCGCTACAAGCAGCTGCTGAAATACCTGAAGTTCTTTGGCCTGATGGCCACCGTGGAAGGCGACGCCAACCTGGGCTTTACCCTCACGCTGGACGGCCCGGCCAGCCTCTTCGGGCAGACCACCCGCTATGGCCTGAGCATGGCCAAGTTTCTGCCGGCCCTGCTGCACGTGACAAAGTGGGACCTGAGCGCCACCTTGAGGCCCCGGCGCGACCTCGCGTGGGTGGACCCCGCCGACACCGAATGGTCGTTTCAGCTCACGAGTGAAGACGGCTACGTCAGCCACTACGCTCCCCCACAGGAGCACGACAGCGCCCTGGAATCCGGCTTTGCCGAGCGCTTTGCCAAGCTGGATACGCCCTGGCAGCTGGAGCGTGAGGTGGACCTTGTGCCGGTGCCGGGCGGGGTAATTCTGCCGGACTTCCGGCTGGTGCAGGGCGAGCGCTCGGTGCTGGTGGAAATCGTGGGCTACTGGCGCCCGGAGTACCTGCGCAAGAAATTCGAGCTGCTGCGCAAAGCCGGGCGCCGTGACGTGATCGTGTGCGTGAGCGAGCGCCTGAACCTGGAACGCGCCGGGGTGGACCCCAGCGATTTTGGCGACCGCGTGGTGTGGTTCAAGGGCGTGCTGAACCCCAGGGACGTGCTGGCCCTGGCCGAGCGCTACGCCGTGCGCGAAGGCGAATGA
- a CDS encoding DEAD/DEAH box helicase family protein, producing MTPALRLDRGTLVMTEVPGPVRDQFLWDARSQSWRAPGRAYRAVVEALREAGVPFRDSAAAFEKLELGFARDVTPYVHQTRALNAWKRAGRRGVVVLPTGAGKTLVAQLALRDTPRSALICVPTLDLLHQWYAGLVAAFPDGQVGLLGGGSHDETPLLVSTYDSAAIHAETLAGRYALQIFDEAHHLPGDFTRVIAEMGLAPYRLGLTATPKRSDGRERDLDTLIGPVVFHAAPEDLSGDTLAPYKEVVIRVSLSPFEQRRYDDLIAQRNEFLRLSGIRLGSIEGWKQFVMSSGTPHGRRAMLAHREARSLAYGTGGKLRVLEEVLANHPQARTLIFTDDNATVYRISREFLIPAITHQTPVKERHALLDKFRSGAYRLLVTSRVLNEGVDVPEASVAVVLSGTATEREHIQRLGRILRRAPGKQAVLYEVITQGTSEERVSQQRRGQWKAPAEDDFGVLNASD from the coding sequence ATGACGCCTGCCCTGCGCCTGGACCGGGGGACCCTCGTGATGACCGAGGTGCCCGGGCCCGTGCGTGACCAGTTTCTGTGGGACGCGCGCAGCCAGTCGTGGCGGGCGCCGGGCCGGGCCTACCGCGCGGTGGTGGAGGCCCTGCGCGAAGCTGGCGTGCCCTTCCGCGACAGCGCCGCCGCCTTCGAGAAGCTGGAACTGGGCTTTGCGCGCGACGTGACCCCCTACGTGCACCAGACCCGCGCCCTGAACGCCTGGAAACGGGCCGGGCGCCGGGGGGTGGTGGTGCTGCCCACGGGGGCCGGCAAGACGCTGGTGGCACAACTGGCGCTGCGCGATACGCCCCGCAGCGCCCTGATCTGCGTGCCCACGCTGGACCTGCTGCACCAGTGGTATGCCGGGCTGGTGGCCGCCTTCCCCGACGGGCAGGTGGGCCTGCTGGGCGGCGGCAGCCACGACGAGACGCCGCTGCTGGTCAGCACCTACGATTCGGCGGCCATTCACGCCGAGACGCTGGCCGGGCGCTACGCCCTGCAGATTTTCGATGAAGCCCACCACCTGCCGGGCGACTTTACCCGCGTGATTGCCGAGATGGGGCTCGCGCCCTACCGCCTGGGCCTGACCGCCACGCCCAAACGCAGCGACGGCCGCGAGCGTGACCTGGACACCCTGATTGGCCCGGTGGTGTTCCACGCCGCCCCCGAAGACCTCTCGGGCGACACGCTGGCGCCCTACAAGGAAGTGGTGATCCGGGTGTCGCTGAGTCCCTTTGAGCAGCGCCGCTACGACGACCTGATCGCGCAGCGCAACGAATTCCTGCGCCTGAGCGGCATCCGGCTGGGGTCCATTGAGGGCTGGAAACAGTTCGTGATGAGCAGCGGCACCCCCCATGGCCGCCGCGCCATGCTGGCCCACCGCGAGGCCCGCTCGCTGGCCTACGGCACGGGCGGCAAACTGCGCGTGCTGGAAGAGGTGCTGGCCAACCACCCCCAGGCGCGCACCCTGATCTTTACCGACGACAACGCCACCGTCTACCGCATCAGCCGCGAATTCCTGATTCCGGCAATCACGCACCAGACGCCCGTGAAGGAGCGCCACGCCCTGCTGGACAAGTTCCGCTCTGGGGCGTACCGCCTTCTGGTGACCAGCCGGGTGCTGAACGAGGGCGTGGACGTGCCGGAAGCCAGCGTGGCGGTGGTGCTGTCCGGCACCGCCACCGAGCGCGAGCATATTCAGCGGCTGGGCCGCATTCTGCGCCGCGCGCCCGGCAAACAGGCGGTGCTGTACGAGGTGATTACCCAGGGCACCAGCGAGGAGCGCGTGAGCCAGCAGCGCCGGGGGCAGTGGAAGGCCCCCGCCGAGGACGATTTTGGGGTGCTGAATGCTTCCGACTGA
- a CDS encoding acyl-CoA dehydrogenase family protein: MTAPTHWPAAPLNAEQRAVVARAAEAVRTHTPACEAAQDVTPEAAQALRASGYTRLTLPSSAGGLGATLSGFAQAQLTLGEQGASLALVLAMHGHVTGAALQGRTLPDELLLALAGACRRGELVNALASEPELGSPSRGGQPRTAATPDGAGWRVSGRKTWSTGARALHWALVQAALPDGGVGRFWVDLRGNGVHLEPTWHGALALRGSGSHDVVFQGAPAGLWAPAEPHAASSAWFWTAVAATYLGVGFAALKALTAYAHKRVPTALGAPLATLPQLQEGVGRLGTGLLAARALLWQAAAGWDAAPGAAALPLLGAAKALCTNAAVDATDQALRLAGGAALTPALPLERLLRDARAGLTHPPADDRAFAGLGVALLAADAPPPSPTP, from the coding sequence ATGACGGCGCCCACCCACTGGCCCGCTGCCCCCCTGAACGCCGAGCAGCGGGCCGTGGTGGCGCGTGCCGCCGAGGCGGTCCGCACCCATACGCCCGCCTGCGAGGCCGCGCAGGACGTGACCCCGGAGGCCGCCCAGGCGCTGCGGGCCAGCGGCTACACCCGCCTGACCCTGCCCTCTTCTGCGGGTGGCCTGGGGGCCACGCTGAGCGGCTTTGCCCAGGCGCAGCTGACCCTGGGCGAGCAGGGGGCCAGCCTCGCGCTGGTGCTGGCCATGCACGGGCACGTGACGGGCGCCGCGCTTCAGGGCCGCACGCTGCCGGACGAACTGCTCTTGGCCCTGGCGGGGGCGTGCAGACGCGGCGAGCTGGTCAACGCCCTGGCCAGCGAACCGGAACTGGGCAGCCCGTCGCGCGGGGGCCAGCCTCGCACGGCCGCCACGCCGGACGGCGCCGGCTGGCGCGTCAGCGGGCGCAAAACCTGGAGCACGGGCGCGCGGGCCCTGCACTGGGCGCTGGTGCAGGCGGCCCTGCCAGACGGCGGCGTGGGGCGATTCTGGGTGGACCTGCGGGGAAACGGCGTGCACCTTGAACCCACGTGGCACGGCGCCCTGGCCCTGCGCGGCAGCGGCAGCCACGACGTGGTGTTTCAGGGGGCGCCAGCCGGGCTGTGGGCCCCCGCCGAACCCCATGCGGCAAGCAGCGCGTGGTTCTGGACGGCGGTGGCCGCCACCTACCTGGGGGTGGGGTTTGCGGCCTTGAAGGCATTGACGGCCTACGCCCACAAGCGCGTGCCCACCGCGCTGGGCGCTCCACTGGCCACCCTGCCCCAGCTGCAGGAGGGCGTGGGGCGCCTGGGCACCGGGCTGCTGGCGGCGCGGGCGCTGCTCTGGCAGGCGGCGGCCGGCTGGGACGCGGCCCCGGGGGCCGCCGCCCTGCCCCTGCTGGGCGCGGCGAAGGCGCTGTGTACGAATGCCGCCGTGGACGCCACCGATCAGGCCCTGCGGCTGGCGGGCGGCGCCGCGCTGACGCCGGCCCTGCCCCTGGAGCGGCTGCTGCGCGACGCGCGCGCGGGCCTGACCCACCCCCCGGCCGATGACCGGGCCTTTGCAGGCCTGGGTGTGGCCCTGCTGGCCGCAGACGCGCCGCCCCCGTCCCCCACCCCGTAA
- a CDS encoding GAF domain-containing protein, translated as MTPVHELSLSALASLLAASDDALFVLDEHGRFVYANDAAGAVVGRRGADLSGLSLETDFAHAFSPRWLSESRRARAEGRRVEYDAFNPALGGWVRVQVTPHGSHLAVQLRDVSAQYRSAALQQITAALAQAGTLAEVVQVTLRETAAAAGAAMAALVRPTADGEHLELVGDTGYPPELRARFARFPLSLDIPPCEVARSGQATYVEGDTFDARYPGSVGVRAAQTRSMAALPLSVDGQLWGVLALSFRDLRQFHPHEREFFEALLGQCAQALSRVRAQAQLQEEAEALRRLNHSGQLVAAELDLGRMVQAVTDAGVELSGAQFGAFFYNVVGEGQESYMLYTLSGVPREAFDRFPMPRNTQIFAPTFTAQGVVRSDDITQDPRYGHSAPHHGMPAGHLPVRSYLAVPVVSRSGEVLGGLFFGHAETGVFTARAEELLQALAAQAAVGMDNARLYQQLQDSHRLLEARVEARTHELEAQAAALEAFVRFTEAAGTTTEVLTLAREAMGVFRRFFAQCSAAYYERDGELWRAQVWTEDLEPAVIQSITAGVPAEAPTFADAARTRAPVFVDGWDPAHEQVAATEAYGTVALYPMVVEDEVVGLLAVGLKNTRQWGEHSRAVVRSTGRSLNLSLERAAVSLQLQKQRDALQARTQALEAFEGLTRNLTLEADSYSLITRAQHIMLSLLPEGYSIYWEREGDTWQARTQLGDLHSAELQRQVDAGFPYETTRTVRLPFETGEPLYQDEYDRTNDGLDSTVAHISATASLPVRVGDRVQGVIVVGLFGARRWTATDRAVLATVMRSVGLTLEGAEHARALQERTRDLERSNADLERFAYVASHDLQEPLRTIASFAELIERRYGERLDDRGRQYLQFVTRGAERMKVLIDDLLVFSRLNVVREPLVPLALAGPLQDALDSLHGAAERSGARVTWGALPEVLGVRSELAQLFQNLLGNAIKFRREGASPQIEVQARPAENGGWQIEVRDNGIGFEVQYAERIFEMFQRLHGRDRFEGTGMGLAIVRKILDHHGGQIWASSVPGQGSTFTFTLQAAPGAAEPPA; from the coding sequence GTGACCCCGGTCCACGAGCTGTCCCTGTCGGCCCTGGCCAGCCTGCTGGCCGCCAGCGACGACGCGCTGTTTGTGCTGGATGAACACGGACGTTTTGTGTACGCCAACGACGCGGCAGGCGCCGTGGTGGGGCGCCGGGGCGCTGATCTGAGCGGGCTGTCACTGGAAACCGATTTCGCCCACGCCTTCAGCCCGCGCTGGCTCAGCGAAAGCCGCCGGGCGCGCGCTGAGGGCCGCCGGGTGGAGTACGACGCCTTTAATCCGGCGCTGGGTGGGTGGGTGCGGGTGCAGGTGACGCCGCACGGGAGTCACCTCGCCGTGCAGCTGCGCGACGTGAGCGCCCAGTACCGCTCCGCTGCCCTGCAGCAGATCACGGCGGCCCTGGCCCAGGCGGGCACCCTGGCCGAGGTGGTGCAGGTCACGCTGCGCGAGACGGCGGCGGCGGCCGGCGCGGCCATGGCGGCCCTGGTGCGCCCCACCGCCGACGGCGAGCACCTGGAACTGGTGGGCGACACCGGGTATCCGCCCGAACTGCGCGCGCGCTTTGCCCGCTTTCCCCTGAGTCTGGATATTCCCCCCTGTGAGGTGGCCCGCAGCGGGCAGGCCACCTATGTGGAGGGCGACACCTTCGACGCGCGGTATCCGGGCTCGGTGGGGGTACGCGCCGCGCAGACGCGCAGCATGGCGGCGCTGCCGCTCTCGGTGGACGGGCAGCTGTGGGGTGTGCTGGCCCTGAGCTTCCGGGACCTGCGGCAGTTTCACCCCCACGAGCGCGAGTTCTTTGAGGCGCTCCTGGGCCAGTGTGCCCAGGCGCTCAGCCGCGTGCGCGCCCAGGCCCAGCTGCAGGAAGAGGCCGAAGCCCTGCGGCGCCTCAACCACAGCGGGCAGCTGGTGGCGGCCGAGCTGGACCTGGGCCGCATGGTGCAGGCGGTCACCGACGCGGGGGTGGAGCTCAGCGGCGCGCAGTTCGGGGCCTTTTTTTACAACGTTGTGGGCGAGGGACAGGAGAGCTACATGCTCTATACCCTCTCCGGCGTGCCCAGGGAGGCGTTTGACCGGTTTCCCATGCCGCGCAACACCCAGATTTTCGCCCCCACCTTCACTGCGCAGGGAGTGGTGCGCTCGGACGACATCACGCAGGACCCGCGCTATGGGCACAGCGCCCCGCACCACGGCATGCCTGCCGGGCACCTGCCAGTGCGCAGCTACCTCGCCGTGCCGGTGGTGTCGCGTTCTGGCGAGGTACTGGGCGGGCTGTTTTTCGGGCACGCCGAGACCGGGGTGTTCACGGCGCGCGCCGAGGAACTGCTGCAGGCCCTGGCGGCGCAGGCAGCGGTGGGCATGGACAACGCCCGGCTGTACCAGCAGCTGCAAGACAGCCACCGGCTGCTGGAGGCGCGGGTGGAGGCGCGCACCCACGAACTGGAAGCGCAGGCGGCGGCCCTGGAGGCGTTCGTGCGCTTTACCGAGGCCGCCGGCACCACCACCGAGGTCCTGACCCTGGCGCGTGAGGCCATGGGCGTGTTTCGCCGCTTCTTTGCCCAGTGCAGCGCGGCCTATTACGAGCGCGACGGCGAGCTCTGGCGCGCCCAGGTGTGGACTGAGGACCTGGAACCGGCCGTGATTCAGAGCATCACGGCGGGCGTGCCCGCAGAAGCCCCCACCTTTGCCGACGCCGCGCGCACCCGCGCCCCGGTCTTCGTGGACGGCTGGGATCCGGCGCACGAACAGGTGGCGGCCACCGAGGCCTACGGCACCGTGGCGCTGTACCCCATGGTGGTGGAGGATGAGGTGGTGGGACTGCTGGCCGTGGGGCTCAAGAACACCCGGCAGTGGGGTGAGCACAGCCGGGCGGTGGTGCGCTCCACCGGGCGCAGCCTGAACCTGTCGCTGGAGCGCGCCGCCGTATCGCTGCAGCTGCAAAAGCAGCGCGACGCCCTGCAGGCCCGCACCCAGGCCCTGGAAGCCTTCGAGGGCCTGACGCGCAACCTGACCCTGGAAGCCGACTCCTACAGCCTGATCACGCGCGCCCAGCACATCATGCTCTCGCTGTTGCCCGAGGGGTACTCGATCTACTGGGAACGCGAGGGCGACACCTGGCAGGCCAGAACCCAGCTGGGCGACCTGCACAGCGCCGAGTTGCAGCGGCAGGTGGACGCCGGCTTTCCCTATGAGACCACCCGCACTGTCCGCCTGCCCTTTGAAACCGGCGAGCCGCTGTATCAGGACGAGTACGACCGCACCAACGACGGCCTGGACAGCACCGTGGCGCACATCAGCGCCACAGCCTCGCTGCCGGTGCGGGTGGGGGACCGGGTACAGGGCGTGATTGTGGTGGGCCTGTTTGGCGCCCGGCGCTGGACGGCCACCGACCGGGCGGTGCTGGCCACCGTGATGCGCAGTGTGGGCCTGACCCTGGAGGGCGCCGAGCATGCCCGCGCGCTGCAGGAACGCACCCGCGACCTGGAACGCTCCAACGCCGACCTGGAACGCTTTGCCTACGTGGCCAGCCACGACCTGCAAGAACCGCTGCGCACCATTGCCAGTTTTGCCGAGTTGATCGAGCGCCGCTACGGCGAGCGGCTGGACGACCGGGGGCGGCAGTATCTGCAGTTTGTTACGCGCGGCGCCGAACGCATGAAGGTCCTGATTGACGATCTGCTGGTGTTCTCGCGCCTGAACGTGGTGCGTGAGCCGCTGGTGCCTCTGGCGCTGGCGGGCCCACTGCAAGACGCCCTGGACAGCCTGCACGGCGCCGCCGAGCGCAGCGGGGCCCGCGTGACCTGGGGCGCCTTGCCCGAGGTGCTGGGCGTGCGCTCCGAACTGGCGCAGCTGTTTCAGAATCTGCTGGGCAACGCCATCAAGTTCCGCCGCGAGGGGGCCTCTCCCCAGATTGAGGTGCAGGCCCGTCCCGCCGAGAATGGCGGCTGGCAGATCGAGGTGCGCGACAACGGCATTGGCTTTGAAGTCCAGTACGCCGAGCGAATTTTCGAGATGTTCCAGCGCCTGCACGGCCGCGACCGCTTTGAAGGCACCGGCATGGGGCTGGCCATCGTGCGCAAGATTCTGGACCACCACGGCGGGCAGATCTGGGCCTCGTCGGTGCCGGGGCAGGGCAGCACCTTTACGTTCACGCTGCAGGCGGCGCCCGGCGCTGCCGAGCCGCCCGCATGA
- a CDS encoding DUF808 domain-containing protein, with protein MSGGLVALLDDVAAIARLAAASIDDIGAAAAKAGTKAIGVVVDDTAVTPRYVTGFRPERELPIIWRIARGSLRNKVLFILPVALLLSQFLPWAITPILMVGGAYLCFEGAEKVIEAFGGHHESAAESEAKLSSEAHEQQMVAGAIRTDFILSAEIMAIALAEVANEPFALRAVILLVVALIITALVYGVVGLIVKMDDFGLRLAQSGSGAARALGRGLVKGMPVVLGALSVIGTAAMLWVGGHIVLDGLAKFGLGGPAHFLHDLAVAAGHAVPFAEGFVEWLVETLGSGLVGLVLGGLIAGLLHLRPGKSKAAH; from the coding sequence ATGAGCGGCGGGCTGGTGGCCCTGCTGGACGATGTGGCGGCCATTGCGCGGCTGGCGGCGGCGTCCATTGACGACATCGGCGCGGCGGCGGCCAAGGCCGGCACCAAGGCCATTGGCGTGGTGGTGGACGACACCGCCGTGACCCCGCGCTATGTCACCGGGTTCCGGCCCGAGCGCGAACTGCCGATCATCTGGCGCATCGCGCGCGGCTCGCTGCGCAACAAGGTGCTGTTTATCCTGCCTGTGGCGCTGCTGCTCAGCCAGTTTCTGCCCTGGGCCATCACGCCCATTCTGATGGTGGGCGGGGCGTACCTGTGCTTTGAGGGTGCTGAGAAGGTCATTGAAGCCTTTGGCGGCCACCACGAGAGCGCCGCCGAGTCCGAGGCCAAGCTGAGTAGCGAGGCCCACGAGCAGCAGATGGTGGCCGGGGCGATCCGCACCGACTTCATTCTGTCGGCGGAAATCATGGCCATTGCCCTGGCCGAGGTGGCGAACGAGCCCTTCGCGCTGCGCGCCGTGATTCTGCTGGTGGTGGCGCTGATCATCACCGCGCTGGTGTACGGCGTGGTGGGACTGATTGTGAAGATGGACGACTTCGGCCTGCGCCTGGCGCAAAGCGGCTCCGGCGCTGCCCGTGCACTGGGGCGCGGCCTGGTCAAGGGTATGCCGGTGGTGCTGGGGGCCCTGTCGGTCATTGGCACGGCAGCCATGCTGTGGGTGGGCGGTCACATCGTGCTTGACGGCCTGGCGAAGTTTGGCCTGGGCGGCCCCGCGCACTTCCTGCACGATCTGGCAGTGGCGGCCGGGCACGCGGTGCCCTTTGCCGAGGGCTTCGTGGAGTGGCTGGTCGAGACGCTGGGTTCCGGGCTGGTGGGGCTGGTGCTGGGCGGGTTGATCGCCGGGCTGCTGCACCTGCGCCCTGGTAAGAGCAAAGCGGCCCACTGA
- the trxA gene encoding thioredoxin: protein MTPLSCSQCGARNRVAAVPQGQVPVCARCGAALPWLHDGTDDSLDTDVQAAVPVIVDFWAPWCGPCRVVGPVLEEIARERAGRVRVVKVNVDEHGRHASALGVQGIPTLLLYRQGQLTGRLVGAQPKGVLLSWLDGA, encoded by the coding sequence ATGACGCCTCTGTCCTGTTCCCAGTGCGGCGCGCGCAACCGCGTGGCCGCTGTTCCCCAGGGCCAGGTGCCGGTCTGCGCCCGTTGCGGCGCGGCCCTGCCCTGGCTGCACGACGGCACCGACGACTCTCTGGACACGGACGTTCAGGCGGCGGTGCCGGTGATCGTGGATTTCTGGGCGCCGTGGTGCGGGCCCTGCCGGGTGGTGGGCCCGGTGCTCGAAGAGATTGCCCGGGAGCGGGCCGGCCGGGTCCGGGTGGTCAAGGTGAACGTGGACGAACATGGCCGCCACGCCTCGGCGCTGGGCGTGCAGGGCATTCCCACCCTGCTGCTCTACCGCCAGGGGCAGCTGACTGGCCGCCTGGTGGGCGCCCAGCCCAAGGGCGTGCTGCTGAGCTGGCTGGACGGAGCCTGA
- a CDS encoding GGDEF domain-containing protein produces the protein MAGVAQHAEQWTALLRAARAVRGTDELLALMLGALRRGSALGDAALDEAALLALQGGVFALRGAGPARPLPAPLLAAEWQIFARGEAVRRGDGLLVPVQGRAFPRLAAWLPGQAGLAGEALAHVEAVMALLGLELEQLELRGRLQSLLDLQHELISRPPDELYQPLLEAAVALVPGAEGGSLLLRREDRFDYAALVNHDWAELRGVSFSVEDTRDTWYGAGQALWDEGIPRVMTQGAAAVHRTDYLMGGLTYTSLLPSMDHIRATITVPILYGGDVYALMNLDSFTSEFAFAADSVETMGSFCVQAAVLMHGSRQRELVERSARTDVLTGLYNRRHFNDVLAGHLAAAERHGQPLALLLADLTNFKAINDTLGHAAGDAALVTVADILRRSVRASDTVFRWGGDEFAVILPHTDGEGAAQLAARFVRELGRAPIQGVRVGASLGVGWGQGRMDAGALLHQADQAMYAAKARGAARGAADEARS, from the coding sequence ATGGCAGGAGTCGCACAACATGCAGAGCAGTGGACGGCGCTGCTGCGCGCCGCGCGGGCGGTGCGCGGCACCGACGAGCTGCTGGCGCTGATGCTGGGCGCCCTGCGGCGTGGTTCAGCTCTGGGCGACGCGGCTCTGGATGAAGCCGCCCTCCTGGCCCTGCAGGGCGGCGTGTTCGCGCTGCGCGGCGCGGGGCCAGCGCGGCCCCTGCCCGCGCCCCTGTTGGCTGCAGAATGGCAGATTTTCGCCCGGGGCGAGGCTGTGCGGCGCGGCGACGGCCTGCTGGTGCCGGTGCAGGGCCGGGCCTTTCCCCGGCTGGCCGCGTGGCTGCCCGGTCAGGCTGGGCTGGCGGGCGAGGCGCTGGCCCACGTGGAGGCGGTCATGGCGCTGCTGGGCCTGGAACTGGAACAGCTGGAACTGCGTGGGCGCCTGCAGAGCCTGCTGGACCTGCAGCACGAGCTCATCAGCCGCCCGCCCGACGAGCTGTATCAACCGCTGCTGGAAGCGGCGGTGGCCCTGGTGCCCGGCGCCGAGGGCGGCTCACTGCTGCTGCGCCGGGAGGACCGGTTTGATTACGCGGCCCTGGTCAACCACGACTGGGCCGAACTGCGGGGCGTGTCGTTCAGTGTGGAAGACACGCGCGACACCTGGTATGGCGCGGGGCAGGCCCTCTGGGACGAGGGTATTCCCCGGGTCATGACCCAAGGGGCGGCGGCGGTGCACCGCACCGATTACCTGATGGGCGGCCTGACCTACACCAGCCTGCTGCCCTCCATGGACCATATCCGGGCCACCATCACCGTGCCGATTCTGTACGGGGGCGACGTGTACGCCCTGATGAATCTGGACTCCTTTACCAGCGAATTTGCTTTCGCGGCCGACTCGGTGGAAACCATGGGGTCGTTCTGCGTGCAGGCGGCGGTGCTGATGCACGGTAGCCGGCAGCGGGAACTGGTGGAGCGTTCGGCGCGCACCGACGTGCTGACTGGGCTGTACAACCGCCGCCACTTCAACGACGTGCTGGCCGGGCACCTCGCGGCGGCCGAGCGGCATGGACAGCCGCTGGCGCTGCTGCTTGCCGACCTGACGAACTTCAAGGCCATCAACGACACCCTGGGCCACGCGGCGGGGGACGCCGCGCTGGTGACCGTGGCCGACATTCTGCGGCGCAGCGTGCGCGCCTCGGACACGGTGTTCCGCTGGGGCGGCGACGAGTTCGCGGTGATCCTGCCCCACACCGACGGCGAGGGCGCCGCGCAACTGGCCGCGCGTTTTGTCCGCGAACTGGGCCGCGCGCCCATTCAGGGGGTCAGGGTGGGGGCCAGTCTGGGTGTGGGCTGGGGCCAGGGGCGCATGGACGCCGGGGCCCTGCTGCACCAGGCCGATCAGGCCATGTACGCCGCCAAGGCGCGCGGCGCCGCCCGGGGGGCGGCAGACGAGGCCAGGAGCTGA
- a CDS encoding GNAT family N-acetyltransferase — MTDTQTEVIRNDEAARYELRRGTEVLGYAEFRPAGEGAVMLPHTVVEERYEGQGLGSLLARGALDDVRAQGQRVVPMCPFIAAYIQRHPEYTDLVHPQQRGVFGL; from the coding sequence ATGACCGACACACAGACTGAAGTGATTCGCAATGACGAAGCCGCCCGCTATGAACTGCGCCGGGGCACCGAGGTGCTGGGCTACGCCGAGTTCCGGCCCGCCGGTGAGGGCGCGGTGATGCTGCCCCACACGGTGGTGGAAGAAAGGTACGAAGGCCAGGGCCTGGGCAGCCTGCTGGCCCGGGGCGCCCTGGACGACGTTCGCGCGCAGGGCCAGCGGGTGGTGCCCATGTGCCCGTTTATCGCCGCCTACATTCAGCGCCACCCCGAATACACCGACCTGGTGCACCCGCAGCAGCGCGGGGTCTTTGGGCTGTAG